In Candidatus Abyssobacteria bacterium SURF_5, the following proteins share a genomic window:
- a CDS encoding GNAT family N-acetyltransferase has product MPADVALSAIDEQRFGFRVARASNVTAEDLHSILDFCHKKEIVLLIARCATSELRAAQTMEAQGFLLMDTLMYYQRKSSPDQIPSNVAGDIVVRPFEAGEEDAVAEIAAKSFEGYQGHYHCDERLDPIKCNEIYTSWARRSCVVPNLADQVIIAELDGVAAGFATLRLASPEVGEGVLFGVSPSAQGRGIYRYLMIEGMKWCLDKRAERMVVSTQITNIAVQKVWSRLGFEPSYSSYTFHKWFDK; this is encoded by the coding sequence ATGCCGGCTGATGTAGCTTTGTCCGCCATCGATGAGCAGCGCTTCGGATTCAGGGTCGCCCGCGCATCAAACGTAACCGCAGAAGACCTTCACTCCATCCTCGATTTCTGCCATAAAAAGGAGATCGTCCTGCTCATTGCCCGCTGTGCGACCTCAGAACTTCGAGCCGCGCAAACTATGGAAGCCCAAGGCTTTCTTTTGATGGATACCCTCATGTACTATCAGCGGAAATCGTCTCCTGATCAAATTCCGTCTAACGTTGCGGGAGATATCGTCGTTCGCCCGTTCGAGGCGGGGGAGGAGGATGCGGTTGCCGAGATAGCGGCAAAATCTTTTGAAGGCTACCAAGGTCATTATCATTGTGATGAGAGGCTGGATCCGATCAAATGCAACGAGATTTATACCTCGTGGGCGCGCCGCTCCTGCGTTGTTCCTAATCTGGCGGATCAGGTGATCATAGCAGAACTGGACGGTGTCGCTGCCGGTTTCGCTACCCTGCGATTAGCGAGCCCCGAGGTAGGCGAAGGCGTCCTTTTCGGAGTTTCCCCTTCGGCGCAAGGCCGCGGCATCTACCGCTATCTCATGATCGAGGGTATGAAGTGGTGCCTGGACAAACGGGCGGAACGAATGGTAGTCTCAACGCAGATCACCAACATCGCGGTGCAGAAGGTTTGGTCTCGCCTTGGCTTCGAACCCAGCTACTCGTCCTACACATTTCACAAGTGGTTTGATAAGTAA